GGGTAAGGATTCTATCAAGATTGCAATGAAATAAGGATTGTGAAGAGCGATGCACCTACCGTAAAATCATAAAAAGTAAGGGGAAGAAGGCGAGTAACGTAAATTGCTCACTTTTTTCCCTTTTTTCTTGTTATTCTATAGTAAAATATAGTTTAAATATTAATGTTTTTGAAAAATATATCCGGCTATTCATGGTAGCTGGGGAGTCGGCTTTGCTGTTCAAATAATTAGTTGTAAATTCGCATAAATTTACACAATTATGTTGGATATTGCAGAACATAGACAAAAGTTGATTCTGAAGAACTTAGCTCAGCTAGACGACAGAATCAATGAGATACAAGAAGAGTGCATCATCTTGTATCTAAAGTCTTTTATAGGTGATGGAGCTGAACTGCTATCTCCATATCAGTTCTCTAATATTACGCATATCAAGTATGATACAGTAATAAATGTGTTGAAAAGAAAAGTGAAGTTCAAGTCTTACCAGCAGCGGCGGTGGTGTTATTGCATCCTTTATCATTGGGATACTATCATTGATACGCTGAATAAGAAACATGTTGCGGAGAGTAAAAATTTTGAAAAAGATAAGTTCGAAAAGAACTTCAATGAGGCTTTTTGGCACTGGGCTACGATAGGGAGAGACTTGAAACAACTTGACAAGTTGAAAGAGAAAGTAGAAGAAATGCAAAGCAATTTTTCACCTCGCAATAAATAATTGAGCAACAACATTAAAAAAATATCATGAGATTTAGCCGTGCATCAGTGTTTGCGCAGCTATTATAGAGAAACAATAACAATTAATAACTTAAAATCAGAGTAAAAATGAAAAATTCAACATGAAATCGGGGGAGACATTCCTCATACTGCTCTGCAGCTCAATGTCTCCGAAGTAAGGATTCACCCTGGAAAACTTTCAGGGGCCACCTCTTCTTCCAAGATTGAGGAAGTAAATTTAGTCTATCTTAAAAGGTGAAGATATATGATTAAACTTATCGTAAAACTGAAGATTGCCCTGGCTGTGTTGGGAATCATCAGTATGAGTGTTGATATCGTAGTTAACCTGAAAGGCGTTCGCGTGTTTGAGGGTACTACAAGTATTGATAACCTTATAAGTCTTTTTGAATCATGAAAGTCAGTTGCATACTAAATTTTAATGGCGATATTCATGTGGGAGGTGTAAATCTTGGCAATGTCGTGAACTTCAATCCTTCGCATGATGCCGCAAGAGAGAGGTATAAGGGAGATGATTTTTCTAATTCCGATGTAACGGAAGCTGACTTTGAAGATGATGATGAAGAGGACAAAAGGAATAATAAGAAAGCATCTGGCATAACCAGGTTGTTCTTACCTCATAGACCTACAGTTCCTAAAGAATTGAAAGGAGAAAAAGCACAACAGATTCTGAAAAGTTTGTATGAGTATGGGATTTTGGATGAAAACTACCAGCCTGTCAATCTTTCTGGCTACCAGAAAGGTTATCTTGCCTATAAGTTATCCATCAAACTGAATATTACCAAACAATGGAAAGTATTCTCACAGTTATGGGATATGAACCCTGCTGTGCTCAGAACCCGCTACAATGAAGCTATCTCAATGCCTTCTATGGGTGAATTTGGAGATAAAATCAATAAATATATAGGTTAAATGACCGTTTTTTGCAAGTAGTACTAGTACGACAGTACTGGTACGTACTAGTTTTTTGTCGCAGAATCGCCGTACATTTGCCCCCGGAATTCAGAACCGATATGGTCTGGGTTTCGGGGGCTTTTGTGTATAGGCACATCAACCGTTGTGGGAGCGCCCAACTGTTTAAAAAGGAATTTATAAGATGAAAGCAATGAAACCTTTTTATTTTACTCATCCGCAGTACGGAAAACTGAGGGTGGTGGTGATTGGAGGCAAAATCTATTACTGCCTGATGGACGTGAAGAACATCTTCAAGAAGTCGGTACAGAAACTCTATGAGACGATTGCTGACTCGGAGGGGGAACTGAAAAATCTGAACATCGTGATGATGAAGGATATGAAAATCAAGTATAACCTCTTCTTCGAGAACCAGGAAATGGGGAAGGAAGAAACGGAGGCTGAGAACGTGAATGCGGATATCAACTTCTGCGATGAACAGCTGGTGAAAGACCTCGTTGACAAGGATGTTGCTGCCGAGAAGATTGCGGCAAAATGGGTAATAGGGTTCGTCAAGAGCAGACTGAATGATGCCGAGAATGCTTCGCTCTTCGAGGCGAACGGGGTTGACGAAATTTCTGATAACTCGCTGATTCTGCCTATCAATGTATGTTATGGTAGCGGGTATATCATGATTAACAGCGAAGTGTTCGATTAATAAAAATATGGAGGTAAAATGGAGACAGTACATGTAGTGGCAATTAATCCTTATCGCAAAGGTAATAAGGGGAAAGTTTTTTCTTACAATATCGATACTTATGATAAGGTCATCGGGTCGGAGGAAATCAAGAAGATGATTCAGCAGATTCGGGGTGAATTGCCGATTGACGGAGTGGATTTGAACGATGCGCAGGCGGTGAAGAAGGCGCAGGAGAGGCTGAAGAGCGAGCTGCCTTTCTTCTGCCCGCACTACGGCATGTTCAAGAATAATGTGCGCAGACAGGAGAATGCGATGCCGGAAAGCTTTCTCTTCCAGACGATTATCGATGTGGATGATATGGAGTATGTGGAGAGGGCGATTGAGAAGGCGCGCGAGCTGAACTGCTCTTCGGGGATATGGAACGGCTCGTTGCTGCATCTCTGTTATAGCGCTCGCAAGAAGCTGCATATCGGGATTAGAATGCCGGTGGGGATGACCATCGAGGAGACGCAGAAGGCGTATTGTGAGGCACTGGGCGTGCCTTATGATGAAAGCTGCATCACACCTGAGAGAATGATTTTCCTGACGGATAAGGACTCGGAAATCTACCGGTCTAAAATGTGGTGCGCAGTGATGCCGGAGAGCGAGATACAGGCTCGCAGACAGGCTTTTCTGGACCGTGGGCTGACGGTGGACGGAAGAGGAGTTGCAAAAGTTAATAGTTTACAGTTTACAGTTAATAGCAATAGTAATGACAAAGTTCAAAACAATAGACTTCCGGGCAATCATGGCACTGGTGAACTGGGAGAGGCCAGCGAGAAGAATCTGATAGCCTTTGATCTGTTCGTGCAGTCGGCTGGGCTTGAAGGAATGGCGATTGATACCGTCGGGTCTCGGCACTCTTCGCTGCTCGCTATCATGAGCGCAGGCGCTTCGAGGGTGATGAGCGAGGAGGAACTGATGAAGGTGGTGAGAACGAAAATGCCGAGCTACTATCAGGAGGATGACTGCCATCAGCTGATACATGATTTCTATGCGAAATATGCTGACAGCTGCAAACCGATGTCGAGGGATGTGATAAGGGTGAATGCGCTGGCGGAAAAACAGGCCAGCCAACAAGTTAATAGTTTACAGTTAACAGTTAATAGCCCTAACGCAAATCATGCAGTTCAAGGTTCAATGCTCCAAGTTCAAAGTACCGAGGAGGATTATCCTGACCCGCCAGCGATGCCGGAGAAACTGCCGAAACTGGTGGAACTGCTGATATCTCGGACACCGGAGATTTATAAGCCGGCTGTGGCGCACGCTATCTTCCCACCGCTCGCTACGCACCTCTGGCAGACGAGCTTCCGATATATTGATAATGTAGTGCATGAGGCTACATTGTCTACGTGCTTGCTGGCTGGTACGGGCGCAGGTAAATCGTCTGTAAACAAGCCGATTAGCTATATTATGGAGGATATCCGGAAACGGGATGCAGAGAATCTGAAACGTGAGAAGGAATGGAAGGAGGAGATGACGCGTAAGGGCGCCAACAAGGACAAGCGTAAGCGACCGGACAACCTCGTTATACAGGAGATTGATGCCGATATGACCAATCCGGCATTCGTGATGCGAACCGCTGAGGCGCAGGGACGATTTCTTTACACTTCGCTCAATGAGCTGGATCAGTTTGATGCTCTGAAGGGTACCGGAAACCAGCATTTCCGTATCATGTGTCTTGCCTCAGATAGCGACAACCAGTACGGCCAGACTCGCGTGGGCATATCGAGCGTTACGGAGCGTGTAACCATCCGATTCAACTGGAACGCATCTACCACTATCCAGAAAGGACAGCGTTACTTCTCAAAAGTTTTGACAGATGGTCCGATAAGCCGCATCAATTTCTGTACCATTCCGGAGCGTGAAATCGGTGATGAAATGCCTGTCTTTGGTGATTACGATGATGCTTACCGAGAGGGGCTGAAGCCTTATATCGAGAATCTGAACAACGCCAGGGGGCTGATTGACTGTCCTGAGGCATTCCAGCTTGCCCTCCGGCTGAAGGATGAGAATGCTGAGTTTTCACGTCTGTCGCAGGACAGGGTTTACGAGAATCTTTCCTTCCGTGCCAACGTCATCGCCTACCTGAAGGCGTGTGTGCTGTATGTGGCGAACGGCTGTAAATGGGAGCCGGAGATAGATGAGTTCATCCGCTGGAGCGAGCGTTACGACCTCTACTGCAAGATGCGATTCTTTGGTGATGCCATCAAGAGGGCGAACTTTTCGAACGAGAAATCGAGCAAGCGTGGACCGGCAAATCTGTTGCAGCAGTTGCCTGATGTCTTTAATTTCCAGCAGGCAGAATATCTCCGCTCGCAGTTGGGCATGGACAAGAAGGGCACTCCTTCGATGTTGCGTAATTGGGTGAACCGAAACTATATCCGGAAGATTCCGCCTAAGGGTGCAACGGGTGACGTAATCAGTATTCAGTTATTCAGTTTTGAAAAGCTACGTAACCGCAAGGATGGTAAAGAGGTAAAAATATTAGAATCTTAATGGAGTTTGAGTTATGGAAATAGTAGTAAAAAGAATAGCAAAAAAGAAGACTTATACGATAGGTCATCTTTATATCCTGAGCGATAAGGATGTGAAACGTACTTGGCGCTCGGGGGTAAAAATAGGCGACAAGCGTATCTTTGAGCACAGCTTCGATAAGACGAAGTTGGACAAGGAGCATTACTTCTGTGATAC
This Segatella copri DSM 18205 DNA region includes the following protein-coding sequences:
- a CDS encoding spore coat protein — its product is MKPFYFTHPQYGKLRVVVIGGKIYYCLMDVKNIFKKSVQKLYETIADSEGELKNLNIVMMKDMKIKYNLFFENQEMGKEETEAENVNADINFCDEQLVKDLVDKDVAAEKIAAKWVIGFVKSRLNDAENASLFEANGVDEISDNSLILPINVCYGSGYIMINSEVFD